A part of Capsicum annuum cultivar UCD-10X-F1 chromosome 6, UCD10Xv1.1, whole genome shotgun sequence genomic DNA contains:
- the LOC124899525 gene encoding uncharacterized protein LOC124899525 has product MYDFIVVEDTDLMDVIVNGHHVPVREVKEGDIIRMFVKTRREFDNEDQNKVKKNYKAKKLLVCGIGPNEYNRISTCENAKKIWDCLRTTHEGTNDVKDSKVDMLNTQYEAFTMKEGESI; this is encoded by the coding sequence ATGTATGACTTTATTGTGGTTGAGGATACTGATCTGATGGATGTAATAGTTAATGGTCATCATGTTCCTGTTAGAGAGGTCAAAGAAGGAGATATAATAAGGATGTTTGTCAAAACCAGGAGAGAGTTTGACAATGAAGATCAAAACAAAGTTAAGAAGAATTACAAAGCAAAGAAATTGCTTGTCTGTGGCATAGGACCTAATGAATATAACAGGATCTCCACCTGTGAAAATGCTAAGAAGATCTGGGATTGCTTGAGAACTACTCATGAAGGCACCAatgatgtgaaggattctaaagtTGATATGCTGAATACTCAGTATGAagccttcaccatgaaagaaggagaaagtATCTAG